One part of the Rutidosis leptorrhynchoides isolate AG116_Rl617_1_P2 chromosome 1, CSIRO_AGI_Rlap_v1, whole genome shotgun sequence genome encodes these proteins:
- the LOC139851302 gene encoding mitogen-activated protein kinase kinase kinase 18-like, which translates to MNCKKGPIIGRGSTATVSVATTVTRELIAIKSSTSQLILEKEQQILSKLTSPHVIEYIRFEVSYSNNIPMYNLLMEYAPRGTISYVMKKQSGGCYLDECLIQSYTHQILLGLDYIHSNNIVHCDIKCDNILVCDNNVVKIGDFGCAKLLETDGVMTSSLISGTPVFMAPEAARGEEQGFEADVWAVGCVVIEMATGRNPWPEIKDPVSGLYKIGYSGDVPLFPTWLSVEGKDFLNKCLQINANERWSVKELLKHPFVDSKSCFEKMETLSKKSPISVLDQGFWDNYEETESLPEIVSGVSPVDRVRQLVEASNSSCLPNWVDTDDWITVRINHIEASNLDVFVDVDDVTSESTHVSESTHFESLLFEHLNSADFLWYVRMMLGCEIVASSGATVAEIGSRGVLGRSLKRELGELGELSAVDF; encoded by the exons ATGAACTGTAAAAAAGGTCCGATCATCGGCCGTGGAAGCACCGCCACCGTCTCCGTCGCCACCACCGTCACCAGAGAACTCATCGCCATCAAATCATCCACCTCACAATTAATCTTAGAAAAAGAACAACAAATACTTTCTAAACTGACGTCACCTCATGTTATCGAATATATCCGTTTCGAAGTTAGTTACAGCAACAACATTCCGATGTATAACTTGTTGATGGAGTACGCGCCACGTGGCACGATTTCATATGTGATGAAAAAACAGTCAGGGGGATGTTATCTTGATGAGTGTTTGATACAATCTTACACTCATCAAATTCTTCTTGGTTTGGATTACATTCATTCTAACAACATCGTACATTGCGATATTAAATGTGACAACATTTTGGTATGTGACAATAATGTTGTTAAAATTGGTGATTTTGGTTGTGCTAAATTGTTAGAAACTGATGGAGTGATGACGTCATCTTTAATATCGGGTACTCCGGTTTTTATGGCGCCCGAAGCTGCACGAGGGGAAGAGCAAGGTTTTGAGGCTGACGTGTGGGCGGTTGGGTGTGTAGTGATTGAAATGGCAACGGGTCGTAACCCGTGGCCCGAGATAAAGGACCCGGTTTCTGGGTTGTATAAGATTGGGTATTCGGGTGATGTACCGTTGTTTCCGACGTGGTTATCGGTTGAAGGCAAAGATTTTTTGAACAAATGTTTACAAATAAATGCTAATGAGAGATGGAGTGTGAAAGAGCTTCTTAAACACCCTTTTGTTGattccaaatcttgttttgaaaagaTGGAAACTTTATCCAAAAAATCTCCAATTAGTGTATTGGATCAAGGATTTTGGGATAATTATGAAGAGACGGAATCTTTACCGGAGATTGTCTCCGGCGTGTCTCCGGTGGATAGGGTAAGACAATTGGTTGAAGCAAGTAATTCTTCATGTTTGCCTAATTGGGTTGACACAGATGATTGGATCACCGTAAGAATCAATCATATCGAAGCAAGTAATTTGGATGTATTTGTAGATGTGGATGATGTTACTAGCGAGTCAACTCATGTTAGCGAATCAACTCATTTTGAGTCGTTGTTATTTGAACATTTAAATTCAGCAGATTTTTTATGGTATGTTAGAATGATGTTAGGATGCGAAATAGTTGCAAGTAGTGGTGCAACT GTTGCAGAAATTGGTTCTCGGGGAGTTCTCGGCAGGTCTCTAAAACGAGAActcggagaactcggggagttATCGGCGGTTGACTTTTGA